From Veillonella dispar, one genomic window encodes:
- a CDS encoding DUF805 domain-containing protein, translating to MKRYCDACRHYCDEAAMFCPTCGQYTVATEVERIAPEGDVIYPLSHYQLSYKDTFLYVMGTKFMDTDGRASRREFFQFLLLWHIAIIGLLAVFYGLTAIFHTGPYLIGLVGLIVAILSLVSLIPLIALSVRRLHDTGKSSATLLLFLIPFVGPLIVLGLLCLKGQPQDNQYGSALQHLVIDKRLASIMKVSPTSSALTTRVLVGVLVVVICVFGISLRSMGPANEVFPDGWLTNSIVGEGSAEAARAAVQNYFDAVNNKDYDKAFTYIISQASTNPTEKQKWLASMKQAPKVDVVSLGTTRVSRTGDLKRIVFEANLQTTTTGAGLVESTPMKRYISVIEENGSWRIEGFYKTMPDDDK from the coding sequence ATGAAACGGTATTGTGATGCTTGCCGTCATTATTGTGATGAGGCGGCTATGTTTTGTCCTACTTGTGGACAGTATACGGTGGCAACAGAGGTGGAGCGCATCGCACCAGAAGGCGATGTCATCTATCCGTTGTCTCATTATCAGCTAAGCTATAAGGATACATTCCTCTATGTGATGGGCACGAAGTTCATGGATACAGATGGACGCGCCTCTCGTAGGGAATTTTTCCAGTTTCTATTATTGTGGCATATTGCTATTATTGGCTTGTTAGCGGTGTTTTATGGTTTGACAGCCATATTCCATACGGGACCGTATCTAATCGGGTTGGTAGGTCTTATCGTTGCCATACTTAGTTTGGTTTCTTTGATACCTTTGATTGCGCTATCTGTACGACGTCTCCATGATACGGGTAAAAGTAGTGCTACATTGTTGCTATTTCTCATTCCCTTTGTAGGGCCACTGATCGTATTAGGCTTATTATGCTTAAAAGGTCAGCCTCAAGACAATCAATATGGTAGTGCATTGCAGCATCTTGTTATAGACAAGCGATTGGCATCTATTATGAAAGTATCTCCTACGAGCAGTGCTCTTACAACACGTGTTCTTGTAGGTGTACTTGTGGTTGTCATTTGTGTATTTGGTATATCTTTACGTTCGATGGGCCCAGCTAATGAAGTATTCCCTGATGGATGGCTTACAAACTCTATCGTTGGTGAAGGCAGTGCGGAAGCGGCGCGAGCTGCTGTACAAAATTATTTTGATGCCGTAAATAATAAGGATTATGATAAGGCTTTTACCTATATCATTAGCCAAGCTAGTACAAATCCAACAGAAAAACAAAAATGGCTAGCATCTATGAAACAAGCGCCAAAGGTAGATGTAGTGTCCTTAGGTACTACACGGGTGAGTCGCACAGGAGATTTGAAACGCATTGTGTTTGAGGCGAACCTACAAACGACAACAACAGGCGCCGGTCTTGTGGAATCTACGCCGATGAAGCGCTATATTTCTGTTATTGAAGAGAATGGTAGTTGGCGTATCGAAGGCTTCTATAAAACTATGCCAGACGATGATAAATAG
- a CDS encoding uracil-DNA glycosylase, with amino-acid sequence MSLFELEKSMSFDEYIASFDAERVAKVRGFVDWLAQYQGSLVHNPWGEVNPDLEIVAEGFDAAQVRRDNLVAYLLPRLGRAKVFVVAEAVGYQGGRFTGIAITCERMLLDKHKTIRAKDITQIQLERTSSPTSSLLKGTQQKDGFNEPTDTVVWSAIVEKGIDPYDTLLWNIFPFHPHKEGNPLTNRTPTDKEQQLGWEYTKRLLDLHLELGGVEPLVLAVGQKSADTMGKFGLSAIGLRHPANGGANLYRQGFAEAVDTYLR; translated from the coding sequence ATGTCTTTATTTGAGTTAGAGAAGAGCATGTCTTTTGATGAATATATAGCGTCCTTTGATGCAGAGAGAGTAGCGAAGGTACGCGGTTTTGTAGATTGGCTCGCACAGTATCAAGGTAGTCTCGTCCATAATCCTTGGGGTGAGGTAAATCCCGATTTAGAAATCGTTGCAGAGGGTTTTGATGCGGCCCAAGTGCGTCGAGATAATTTGGTAGCCTATTTATTGCCTCGCTTAGGTCGAGCTAAGGTCTTTGTAGTAGCCGAGGCTGTGGGGTACCAAGGGGGACGCTTCACAGGTATTGCTATTACTTGTGAGAGAATGCTATTAGATAAGCATAAAACCATTCGTGCGAAGGATATCACGCAGATTCAATTGGAACGTACTAGTTCACCTACTAGCTCTTTGCTAAAAGGAACACAGCAAAAGGATGGTTTTAATGAACCTACTGATACTGTGGTGTGGAGTGCTATTGTTGAAAAGGGTATCGATCCCTATGATACATTGTTGTGGAACATATTTCCCTTCCACCCACATAAGGAAGGAAATCCACTGACGAATCGCACACCTACGGATAAAGAGCAACAACTAGGTTGGGAGTATACAAAACGCTTGTTAGATTTACATCTTGAACTAGGCGGTGTAGAACCCCTTGTGCTCGCCGTAGGACAAAAATCTGCTGATACAATGGGTAAATTTGGGCTGTCTGCTATTGGTTTGCGCCACCCTGCAAACGGTGGCGCTAATCTCTATCGACAAGGGTTCGCTGAGGCGGTAGATACGTATTTGAGATAA
- a CDS encoding ribonuclease J, producing the protein MNTTDNQVTAQVKAEPTVAKTATRTAAAEGEHKQTRRRTNTRRPAGEGRTRQHATGEGEGTTRQRRTNTRTNANGGRTNTTRRTNTRRNAEQGEGQERTERKPRQTRAPRGERSENTRNTRSNNGRNSQNRNNNRPNNRSTNRNNQEAPVELVGRTPNGANKGKFQIIPLGGLGEIGKNMTIFQYEDEIIVLDSGLAFPSEDMLGVDIVIPDMSYIIENKDRVKAVVITHGHEDHIGSLAYLMKEINCPVYATNLVCGLIEGKFKEHKVSPKCLRTIAAGDEVQIGQVKVGFIQTNHSIPDSCAVYFDTPIGTVLHTGDFKIDQTPVDGRLMDMHKFAELGNKGVLALMSDSTNVEKPGTTGSESSVGPAIKQAVGEAKGRVVLATFASNVSRIQQAIDAAVMFNRKVVVMGRSMVNVTEIAQERGYLNIPPNTIIDVDVMHNYTDDQIMILTTGSQGEPMAGLSRMATSNHRTVELAPNDTVIISATPIPGNEGAVGRTIDNLLRLGCHVVYGKDRGIHVSGHASQEELKTMLNLVRPEYFIPVHGEYRMLRRHGELGVAMGVDPKKVLIGDNGQIFEFDKDGGRKGGRVQAGAIFVDGLGVGDVGNIVIRDRQQLAQEGMVIVVMAMDKASGTIVAGPDLVSRGFVYVRDAEELMIAAEHRVDQVLEECEMQRIKDWTTIKQNVRDALGKFFYDKTRRRPMILPIIQDV; encoded by the coding sequence GTGAATACAACAGATAATCAGGTTACTGCACAAGTGAAAGCAGAACCAACAGTAGCGAAAACTGCTACTCGTACAGCTGCGGCTGAAGGCGAACATAAACAAACTCGCCGCCGTACTAATACACGCCGTCCTGCTGGCGAAGGTCGTACTCGTCAACACGCGACTGGTGAAGGTGAAGGCACAACACGCCAACGCCGTACAAATACTCGTACAAATGCAAATGGTGGTCGTACTAACACGACTCGCCGTACAAATACACGTCGCAATGCTGAGCAAGGTGAAGGTCAAGAACGTACAGAACGTAAACCTCGCCAAACTCGTGCACCACGTGGTGAACGCAGTGAAAATACGCGTAATACGCGCTCTAACAATGGTCGCAATAGTCAAAACCGTAATAACAACCGTCCAAATAATCGCTCCACAAACCGCAACAATCAAGAGGCTCCTGTGGAATTAGTAGGTCGTACACCAAATGGCGCTAATAAGGGTAAATTCCAAATCATCCCTCTTGGCGGTCTTGGTGAAATCGGTAAAAACATGACCATCTTCCAATATGAGGACGAAATTATCGTTCTCGACTCTGGCCTTGCGTTCCCTAGCGAAGATATGCTTGGCGTAGATATCGTTATTCCTGATATGAGCTATATCATTGAGAATAAGGATCGCGTGAAAGCTGTCGTAATTACCCATGGTCACGAGGACCATATTGGTTCCTTGGCATACCTTATGAAAGAAATTAACTGCCCAGTATATGCAACAAATCTCGTTTGTGGTTTGATTGAAGGCAAGTTTAAAGAACATAAGGTATCTCCAAAATGTCTTCGTACTATTGCTGCAGGCGATGAAGTTCAAATTGGTCAAGTGAAGGTTGGTTTTATCCAAACAAACCACTCCATTCCTGACTCCTGTGCTGTGTACTTCGATACACCAATCGGTACTGTACTTCATACAGGTGACTTTAAAATCGACCAAACACCAGTTGATGGTCGTTTGATGGATATGCACAAATTTGCTGAGCTCGGTAATAAAGGTGTATTGGCCTTGATGTCCGACTCTACAAACGTTGAAAAACCAGGTACTACAGGTTCTGAAAGTTCCGTAGGCCCTGCTATTAAACAAGCTGTTGGAGAAGCAAAAGGCCGCGTTGTGTTAGCTACATTTGCATCTAACGTATCTCGTATCCAACAAGCTATTGATGCGGCAGTTATGTTCAACCGTAAGGTTGTCGTTATGGGCCGCAGTATGGTAAATGTTACAGAAATCGCTCAAGAACGCGGTTACTTGAACATTCCACCAAATACAATCATCGACGTAGATGTAATGCACAACTACACAGATGACCAAATTATGATCTTAACAACGGGTTCTCAAGGTGAACCGATGGCAGGCTTGTCCCGTATGGCTACAAGCAACCACCGCACTGTAGAGTTGGCGCCGAATGATACAGTTATCATCTCTGCTACACCAATTCCAGGTAACGAAGGTGCTGTAGGTAGAACTATCGATAACTTGCTCCGATTAGGTTGTCACGTTGTATATGGTAAAGATCGTGGTATCCACGTATCTGGTCATGCGAGCCAAGAAGAGCTTAAAACGATGCTCAACCTTGTTCGCCCAGAATACTTCATTCCAGTTCATGGTGAGTACCGCATGTTGCGCCGTCATGGTGAACTTGGCGTTGCTATGGGCGTAGATCCTAAGAAAGTCCTTATCGGCGACAATGGTCAAATCTTTGAATTTGATAAAGATGGTGGCCGTAAAGGTGGCCGTGTACAAGCTGGTGCTATCTTCGTTGATGGACTTGGCGTTGGCGATGTAGGTAACATCGTTATCCGTGACCGTCAACAATTGGCACAAGAAGGCATGGTTATCGTTGTAATGGCGATGGATAAAGCTTCTGGTACAATCGTAGCTGGTCCAGACCTCGTATCTCGTGGCTTCGTATACGTACGCGATGCAGAAGAACTTATGATTGCTGCAGAACATCGTGTAGACCAAGTCCTTGAAGAATGCGAAATGCAACGTATTAAAGATTGGACTACTATTAAGCAAAACGTACGCGACGCGTTGGGTAAATTCTTCTATGATAAAACTCGCCGTCGTCCGATGATCTTGCCGATTATTCAAGACGTATAA
- a CDS encoding ABC transporter ATP-binding protein, translating to MGYISVRNAHKEFMKDGEPLTILEDVNLDIEKGEFICLLGPSGSGKSTLLNAIAGFELVTSGSITIDGEEVKAPQLRYVTVFQNYGLLPWRTVESNIELGLESKKVPKEERPAIIDKYVKMVGLDHARNRYPAELSGGMQQRVSIARALAVDPDIIFMDEPLGALDALTRINLQDEISRICREEGKTVVFVTHDIEEAVVLADRVVVLAANPGRVQTIIPVNIIDRTDRTSANFVNIRNHIFEQFQLAKEDKIEFYI from the coding sequence ATGGGTTACATTTCGGTGCGCAATGCACACAAGGAATTTATGAAAGATGGGGAACCACTCACCATTCTTGAAGATGTTAATCTAGATATTGAAAAGGGCGAGTTTATCTGTCTCTTAGGCCCTTCTGGTTCCGGTAAAAGTACGCTATTAAACGCTATAGCAGGCTTTGAGCTCGTTACATCTGGTTCCATTACTATCGACGGTGAAGAGGTGAAAGCGCCTCAACTCAGATATGTAACGGTATTCCAAAACTATGGCTTGTTGCCGTGGCGTACGGTGGAAAGCAATATTGAGCTTGGCCTTGAAAGTAAAAAGGTACCTAAAGAAGAGCGTCCTGCTATTATCGACAAATACGTTAAGATGGTAGGTCTCGACCATGCCCGTAATCGCTACCCTGCAGAACTATCTGGGGGCATGCAACAACGTGTATCCATCGCTCGTGCACTAGCTGTTGATCCAGATATTATCTTCATGGATGAACCACTAGGCGCACTTGATGCACTGACACGTATCAACTTGCAAGACGAAATCTCTCGTATCTGCCGTGAAGAAGGCAAGACGGTTGTATTCGTTACCCACGACATTGAAGAAGCCGTAGTTCTAGCGGACCGCGTTGTAGTACTAGCGGCAAACCCAGGTCGTGTACAAACTATTATCCCTGTAAACATCATCGATAGGACAGACCGTACATCGGCTAACTTTGTTAATATACGGAACCACATCTTTGAACAATTCCAATTAGCAAAAGAAGACAAAATCGAGTTCTATATTTAA
- a CDS encoding ABC transporter permease codes for MKKYTYVPGSFIAAWLIWELIVRLGGFNEALLPTPYKVLLGFGELIGDGVLFKDIADSLVRFFMGYLISVVAGVFFGLILGWYKGIWNYINPIVQVIRPISPVAWLPFIVLFFGIGQAPAIVIIFIAAFFPVLLSTVSAIQNIDPVYIKVARNFGIKQPELLFKIVLPAVFPGIASGLHIALGTAWIFLVTGEMVGSQTGLGFLIIDMRNNLRNDLLMVAILTIGFVGLLLDWGVSLIEKWIYKRWGIEK; via the coding sequence ATGAAGAAATATACATATGTGCCAGGTTCGTTTATTGCGGCTTGGTTGATTTGGGAATTAATCGTTCGCCTCGGTGGTTTCAACGAAGCGCTATTGCCAACGCCATATAAGGTATTGCTTGGGTTTGGAGAGCTCATCGGAGATGGCGTTCTATTTAAGGATATTGCAGACAGTTTAGTACGGTTCTTTATGGGCTATCTTATTTCTGTTGTAGCTGGCGTATTCTTTGGCCTTATCTTGGGTTGGTACAAAGGGATTTGGAACTACATCAATCCAATCGTTCAAGTCATTAGACCAATCTCTCCAGTAGCATGGTTGCCATTCATCGTTTTATTTTTCGGTATCGGTCAAGCACCAGCTATCGTTATCATCTTTATCGCAGCATTCTTCCCTGTATTATTGTCCACCGTGTCTGCTATTCAAAATATTGACCCAGTGTACATCAAGGTAGCCCGTAACTTTGGCATTAAACAGCCAGAACTATTATTCAAAATCGTGTTGCCTGCCGTATTCCCAGGCATTGCATCTGGTCTTCACATCGCCCTCGGTACAGCGTGGATCTTCCTTGTAACAGGGGAAATGGTAGGTTCCCAAACAGGCCTTGGCTTCCTCATTATCGATATGAGAAATAACTTGCGTAACGATCTCTTGATGGTAGCCATTTTGACCATCGGTTTCGTTGGGCTTTTACTCGATTGGGGCGTATCCCTCATCGAAAAATGGATTTACAAACGTTGGGGTATTGAGAAATAG
- a CDS encoding DUF2232 domain-containing protein: MKQTNTRAMVETGFVSAIGVILSAISVYLPAFAFLSFFVTPAAIGIIGTKWGRKYSISAAVVTTFLAVVLFGPWNGIPVGLFAAVGVGVGEGNRLSLGTIKRLLLPSIAMFVAVLVTLMAQVYVSGITLSMIDTQMTEQARMIADQALQTNPNITQEQVDLFVKNVDKLATGLKDAFFVAVAIAAVSYSYITIQISIWLGKRLRISIPRFLPIEEWRMPVWSAGLYALGIIGIYGTPHINMDSSWVIAISTNVLLLGSSMCSIHGFAALADLMSSYRMSNKLKWILLGVYAFFFGQALAIFGVIDMFLDLRTRYKARQ; the protein is encoded by the coding sequence ATGAAACAAACAAATACTAGAGCGATGGTAGAAACAGGATTTGTTAGTGCTATAGGTGTCATCCTTAGTGCTATTAGTGTGTATTTACCAGCTTTCGCTTTTTTATCATTTTTTGTTACACCTGCAGCCATTGGCATAATTGGAACAAAATGGGGTCGCAAGTATAGTATATCGGCAGCTGTTGTTACTACTTTCTTAGCGGTAGTTTTGTTTGGACCATGGAATGGTATACCTGTTGGCTTATTTGCTGCGGTAGGTGTAGGGGTAGGAGAAGGTAACCGTCTTTCTTTAGGGACGATTAAGCGACTACTACTCCCTAGTATTGCTATGTTTGTTGCTGTATTAGTAACTTTAATGGCACAAGTATATGTATCTGGTATTACTCTATCAATGATAGATACACAGATGACCGAGCAAGCTCGTATGATTGCTGATCAAGCCTTACAGACGAATCCTAATATCACACAGGAACAAGTTGATTTATTTGTAAAAAATGTAGATAAGCTTGCTACTGGTTTGAAGGATGCGTTTTTTGTGGCTGTAGCTATAGCTGCAGTATCATACAGTTATATAACTATTCAGATATCTATATGGCTAGGTAAGCGATTACGTATCTCCATACCTCGATTTTTACCAATTGAAGAATGGAGGATGCCTGTCTGGAGTGCAGGGCTATACGCTTTAGGTATTATTGGTATATATGGTACGCCGCATATCAATATGGACTCTTCCTGGGTCATAGCCATTAGTACTAATGTATTACTCCTCGGTAGTTCTATGTGTTCTATTCATGGCTTTGCAGCTTTAGCAGATTTAATGAGTAGTTACCGCATGAGTAATAAATTGAAGTGGATATTGCTTGGGGTGTATGCCTTTTTCTTTGGACAAGCATTAGCTATATTTGGTGTCATAGATATGTTTTTAGATTTACGGACACGTTACAAAGCGCGTCAATAG
- a CDS encoding DHH family phosphoesterase has product MKSFQRKWEGLEITIITVIVLLLLLLAYLNWAIAILALIIVVAAYLVNYNTIHNRRRLAREQFGAMMKNVTQASNFALQNLPMGIALVNKQGTLVWNNSVFADWVKVDWNKLQKMSALMPGFRIDKIWGKSGFMTEQYEDKYFQIIYKFIDPRDTRPDLHSEDELADHAVMALYFKNITEVEKARIKAEEDQPVWGMIQIDNLEELTKGLSDREYTSVWSDINNIIVDEIDGHEGFIRNFQDDMYTFAISRGALHEMEEDGFKILERIRKLPSPRQVPATISIGISENVGSVKEVSSRARAALDIALGRGGDQVCIMDGESTRFFGGNTAGIEKNTRVRARVVSQALHELMLDSDKILVMGHKREDYDALGGIIGVTSIARALGKEVRVVLSKETSAIDKMVAVLNESEFWQEHFITIEGAKVWVDANTLTIVCDTHRQEMVAAPEALEISERRIVIDHHRRAADFVENPLLTYLEPTASSTSELVTELVQYAGVSVKLSKAEATGIYAGIVLDTKNFVQQTGARTFEAAAFLRRAGADIERVKQLFIETFDSVQLRAKIVFEANRTEGIAISVAPEGLKDMMALAAQSADMLISNEDIEAAFVLYSLNDGGIGVSARSKGKVNVQVVMEALGGGGHRTVAGAQLQGMTIEEAKKAILDHALEALHSAEKEEEEQ; this is encoded by the coding sequence ATGAAATCCTTTCAACGGAAATGGGAAGGTTTAGAAATTACCATTATTACCGTTATCGTATTATTGTTATTATTGTTGGCCTACTTGAATTGGGCCATTGCAATTCTAGCTTTAATTATCGTAGTAGCGGCGTATTTGGTTAACTATAACACCATTCATAACCGGCGTCGTTTAGCAAGAGAACAGTTTGGGGCGATGATGAAAAACGTCACACAAGCTTCGAACTTTGCTTTACAAAACTTGCCAATGGGGATTGCTCTTGTTAATAAACAAGGTACCCTCGTATGGAATAATAGTGTCTTTGCAGACTGGGTTAAGGTAGATTGGAATAAACTTCAAAAAATGTCTGCTCTTATGCCTGGCTTCCGTATTGATAAAATCTGGGGAAAATCTGGATTTATGACGGAGCAGTACGAAGACAAGTACTTCCAAATTATTTACAAATTCATTGATCCTCGTGATACACGTCCAGATCTTCATAGTGAAGATGAACTGGCTGACCATGCAGTGATGGCGCTATACTTCAAAAATATTACAGAAGTAGAAAAGGCGCGTATCAAGGCTGAAGAGGATCAACCTGTATGGGGCATGATTCAAATCGATAATCTCGAAGAATTGACAAAAGGTCTTAGTGATCGGGAATATACAAGTGTTTGGTCTGACATTAACAATATCATCGTAGATGAAATCGACGGCCATGAAGGCTTCATTCGTAACTTCCAAGATGATATGTATACCTTTGCTATTTCTCGTGGTGCACTTCATGAGATGGAGGAAGATGGGTTTAAAATCCTTGAGAGAATCCGTAAATTGCCTTCTCCGCGTCAGGTGCCTGCAACGATTTCTATCGGGATTAGCGAGAACGTAGGCTCTGTAAAAGAGGTATCGAGCCGAGCTCGCGCCGCCTTAGATATCGCATTAGGTCGCGGTGGTGACCAAGTGTGTATTATGGATGGTGAAAGTACCCGATTCTTTGGGGGCAATACAGCTGGTATTGAGAAGAATACCCGTGTTCGTGCTCGTGTTGTATCACAAGCCTTACATGAGCTTATGCTTGATTCCGATAAAATCCTTGTGATGGGTCATAAGCGTGAAGACTATGATGCGTTAGGTGGCATTATCGGTGTTACCTCTATTGCTCGAGCACTTGGTAAAGAAGTACGTGTTGTACTTTCAAAAGAAACGAGTGCCATCGATAAAATGGTGGCCGTTCTCAATGAATCTGAGTTCTGGCAAGAGCATTTTATCACCATAGAAGGTGCAAAGGTGTGGGTGGATGCGAATACGCTCACTATCGTATGTGATACGCATCGTCAAGAAATGGTAGCAGCCCCAGAGGCGCTTGAAATTTCTGAACGACGCATCGTTATCGACCATCACCGTCGTGCAGCGGACTTTGTAGAAAATCCATTACTTACCTATTTGGAACCTACTGCATCGTCTACATCTGAGCTCGTAACAGAGCTCGTACAATATGCAGGTGTTTCTGTGAAGCTTTCAAAAGCGGAAGCTACAGGCATCTATGCAGGTATCGTTCTAGATACGAAGAACTTTGTGCAACAAACTGGGGCACGTACCTTTGAAGCGGCTGCATTCTTACGCCGTGCAGGGGCAGATATTGAACGCGTTAAACAATTATTTATTGAAACCTTCGATTCTGTTCAATTGCGTGCTAAAATAGTATTTGAAGCCAATCGCACCGAAGGGATTGCTATCTCCGTAGCACCTGAAGGTTTGAAGGATATGATGGCATTAGCTGCGCAAAGTGCGGATATGCTCATCAGTAATGAAGATATTGAAGCAGCCTTTGTACTGTATTCCTTGAATGACGGCGGTATCGGCGTTAGCGCTCGATCCAAAGGCAAGGTAAACGTACAAGTTGTAATGGAAGCCTTGGGTGGCGGTGGTCACAGAACCGTGGCTGGTGCCCAATTACAAGGTATGACGATAGAGGAAGCGAAGAAGGCTATTTTAGACCATGCTCTTGAAGCCCTTCATTCCGCAGAGAAAGAGGAGGAAGAACAATGA
- a CDS encoding ABC transporter substrate-binding protein has translation MKKTWYLIIAVVLLVIGGIVYGYHEHNKPKTAQELKTVRVAYLPITHALPVFATKELETADGSVHVELVKYGSWPELMDALNTGKVDAASVLVELGVKAREQGIDVRAAALGHTEGNIIIVNKDINSVQDLKGKSFAIPHKQSTQKILVDLMLEQAGLSEKDVQIVEMSPPEMPSALSVGQIAGYSVAEPFGSLALEMGNGKVFEDPDHLWHDNICCALVFNGQFVDEHHDLAKAFTKAYLDAGKYLDEHPKAQEEISLKYMKFNDPVIERSLKVIGFKDLALTEDRYNALVHHMTHIDLIKKVPTYSEFVDQSLLP, from the coding sequence ATGAAGAAAACTTGGTATCTAATCATTGCGGTGGTTCTCTTGGTTATTGGTGGAATAGTATATGGCTATCATGAACACAATAAACCAAAAACGGCCCAAGAATTAAAGACTGTACGCGTAGCCTATTTACCAATTACCCATGCATTGCCGGTATTTGCTACAAAAGAACTAGAAACAGCAGATGGATCTGTTCATGTAGAGCTTGTTAAGTATGGATCTTGGCCAGAGCTTATGGATGCACTCAACACAGGTAAGGTAGACGCTGCGTCAGTTCTCGTTGAGCTTGGTGTAAAGGCTCGTGAACAAGGTATTGATGTTCGTGCTGCTGCACTTGGTCATACAGAGGGTAATATTATCATCGTAAATAAGGATATTAACTCTGTTCAAGACTTAAAAGGTAAATCTTTTGCTATCCCTCATAAACAGTCTACTCAAAAAATTCTCGTAGACCTCATGCTTGAACAAGCGGGGCTTTCTGAAAAAGATGTACAAATCGTAGAAATGAGCCCTCCAGAAATGCCTTCTGCTTTATCGGTAGGACAAATTGCTGGGTATAGTGTGGCCGAACCATTTGGCTCTCTAGCTCTTGAAATGGGAAATGGGAAGGTCTTCGAAGATCCTGACCATCTTTGGCATGATAATATTTGCTGTGCTCTTGTGTTTAATGGTCAATTCGTCGATGAACATCATGATTTGGCGAAAGCTTTTACAAAAGCCTATCTCGATGCAGGTAAATACCTAGATGAGCATCCAAAGGCACAAGAGGAGATTTCCTTAAAGTACATGAAATTTAATGATCCAGTTATTGAACGTTCCCTCAAAGTGATTGGGTTTAAAGATTTAGCCCTTACAGAGGACCGTTATAATGCGCTCGTGCATCACATGACACATATTGATTTAATCAAAAAAGTGCCGACCTATTCAGAGTTTGTAGATCAATCATTGTTACCATAG